The DNA sequence AGCGCGGACTGTCCGCGCACACCGCCGCGGCATACCGCAGGGACCTCTCGGGGTACCTGGACTGGCTCGCCGGCCGCGGCATCCGTGATTCGGGCGACGTGACGGCGACCGTTGTGGCCGAGTTCGCCGCCGAGCGCGCGTCCGCCGAGCCGCCCCCGGCGGCGTCGAGCCTCGCGCGCCTGCAGTCCTCCGTCCGGGGCCTGCACCGCTTCCTCGCACGCGAAGGGATCGAGAGCGAGGATCCGACCGGGAGGCTGCGCCCGCCCAAGGCCGGACGGCGGCTGCCGAAGGCGCTCACGGTGGATCAGGTGGAGAGACTCCTCGATGCCGCGGGACCCGCGACCGGCGGGGTCGACGCCGCCGACCTGATCGGGCTGCGCGACCGCGCGCTGCTGGAGCTGCTGTATGCGACCGGGGCCCGCGTGTCCGAGATCGTACAGCTGGACGTGGACGACATGGCTCAGGGTGATGTGGTCCGGCTGCGGGGGAAGGGCTCGAAGGAGCGTATCGTCCCGGTCGGCTCGTATGCGCGGGCGGCTCTCGAGGCCTATCTGACCCGCTCCCGCCCCGAGCTCTCGCGCCGCGGGCGCGCGACCCCGCGGCTGTTCCTCGGCGCACGCGGTGCGCCGCTGTCGCGGCAGAGCGCGTGGCTGGTGATCCAGCACGCCGCCGAGCGCGCCGAGCTGACCGCGCACGTGTCGCCGCACACCCTGCGACACTCCTTCGCGACCCACCTGCTGCAGGGCGGCGCCGACGTGCGCGTCGTGCAGGAGCTCCTCGGTCATGCGTCCGTGGCGACGACGCAGATATACACGCACGTCTCGGTGGACGCGCTGCGCGATGTGTACGCGACATCGCACCCGCGGGCGCGCTGAGCCGCGGCATCCGTTCGCCTCATCGCTAGAATCGACCGAGCACGACGAGAAGGTTGGGAGACCGCGTGGCTGGCAGTGTGACGAAGGGTTCGGCGAAGAAGCCGAAGGCGGGCGAGGGCGATGTGCCCATGGGCCCGACCGGTCGTCCCTACCAGGGGTTCCCCACGCCGCCCAAGCTCGACGGGCACGGGCCGGCACGCATCATCTCGCTCTGCAACCAGAAGGGCGGTGTGGGCAAGACCACCACGACGATCAACCTGGCGGCCTCGCTCGCGCAGTACGGTCGCAAAGTCCTCGCGGTGGATTTCGACCCGCAGGGCGCGCTGTCCGCCGGGCTCGGCATCCAGACCCACGACGTGCCGACGATCTACGACCTGCTGCTGGACACGAAGCGCGACCCGAAGGAAGTGATCGTCCACACCTCCGTCGAGGGCCTGGACATCCTCCCCGCGAACATCGACCTGTCCGCGGCCGAAGTGCACCTCGTGAACGAGGTCGCCCGCGAGACGATCCTCGCCCGGGTGCTCCGCAAGGTCTCGGCCGAGTACGACGTCATCCTGATCGACTGCCAGCCCTCGCTCGGGCTGCTGACCGTGAACGCCCTCACGGCGAGTCACGGTGTGCTGATCCCGCTCGAGTGCGAGTTCTTCGCGCTGCGCGGCGTCGCGCTGCTCATCGAGACCATCGACAAGGTGCGCGACCGGCTGAACCCCTCGATCGAGCTGGACGGCGTGCTCGCGACGATGTACGACCCGCGGACGCTGCACTCGCGAGAAGTCCTGGAACGCGTCGTCGAGGCCTTCGGCGACGACGTGCTGGAGACCGTGATCGGGCGCACCGTGAAGTTCCCCGACGCGTCGGTGTCGGGTATGCCGATCACCGAGTTCGCGCCGGAGCACGCGGCGGCACAGGCATATCTGCGGCTGGCGCGGGAGCTGGTCGCGCGTGGTGCCGTCGCCTGAGGACGCCGCCGCGCCCGAGGACGCCCCCACCGACGGCGAGGGATTCCGCGTCTCGCTCGGGGTCTTCGACGGACCCTTCGACCTCCTGCTGACGCTGCTGTCCAAGCACGAGCTCGACATCACCGAGGTCGCCCTGAGCCGCGTGACGGCGGAGTTCATCTCCTACCTGCGCGAACTGGATGCCGATGAGGAGCTCGAGCAGGCATCCGAGTTCCTGGTGGTCGCGGCGACGCTTCTGGACATGAAGGTCGCGGGCCTGCTGCCGCAGGGCGAACTGGTCGACGCGGAGTCCGTCGCGCTCCTCGAGGCCCGCGACCTCCTGTTCGCGCGGCTCCTGCAGTACCGGGCCTTCAAGGAGGTCTCGACGTGGTTCGCCGCGCGGCTCCGCGCCGAGGACGGGCGGCACACGCGCGCGGTCCGACTCGACGAGAAGTACCGCGCCGCGGTGCCGGAACTCGTGTGGACCCTCAGCCTCGAGGACTTCGCGGCGCTCGCGATCCTCGCGATGACCCCGAAGGAGATCCCGCACGTCGGCCTGGACCACCTGCACGCGCCGCTCGTCAGCATCCGCGAGCAGGCCGCGATCGTGGTGACGCTGCTGCGGGATGCCGGATCCCTGAGCTTCCGTGAGCTCGTCGCCGGGGCCACGGCGCCCGGCGTCGTCGTCGCGCGCTTCCTGTCCGTGCTCGAGCTGTACCGGCACGCCGCACTGTCGTTCGAGCAGCTGGAGCCGCTCGGCGAACTCACCCTCCGCTGGACCGCCGAGCGGTGGTCCGATGAGAACCTCGCCAGCCTGGGAGCCGATTATGACCGATGAGAACCCGCCCGTCCCTCCTCCCGCGGACGTCGCGCGCAGGCTCGAGGCGATCCTGCTGATCGTCGAGGAGCCGCAGAGCCTGGTGGCGCTCGCGACGGCGGTCGGAGCACCGGTGCCCGCCGTCCGTCAGGCCGTCGAGGCGCTCGTGGCCGATTACGACGGCCTCGCCGGCGGTCCGCGCCGCGGATTCGAGCTGCGCGAGGTCGGCGGCGGATGGCGACTGTACGTGCGCGCCGAGCACGACGAGCTGGTGAGCGAATTCGTGAACACGCAGGCACCGTCCCGGCTGTCGCAGGCGGCTCTGGAGACCCTCGCGGTCATCGCCTACAAGCAGCCGGTCACGCGCGGGCAGGTCGCCTCGATCCGCGCGGTCAACGTCGACTCGGTCGTCCGCACCCTCCTCGCCCGCGGCCTGATCGCCGAGGCGTTCACGGATGCCGAGACCGGTGCGATCCACTACGCCACGACGGACGCTCTGCTCATCAACCTCGGGATCAACTCGCTCGACGAGCTCCCGCACATCTCGCCGCTCCTGGACGGCGGCGCCGACGGATTCGAGGACGTGCTGCGCGCATGAACGACGACGAACGCCCGACGGACGGCATCCGTCTGCAGAAAGTGCTCGCGAACGCGGGCGTCGCCTCGCGGCGGGTGGCGGAGAACCTCATCGTCGAAGGTCGGGTGCGCGTCAACGGCCAGGTCGTGACCGAGCTCGGCTCGCGTGTCGACCCGGAAGTCGACGAGGTCGATGTGGACGGCACGGCGATCCAGCTCGATGCCACGAAGCGCTACGTCGTGCTGAACAAGCCCCGTGGCGTGGTCAGCTCGATGAAGGACGAACGCGGGCGCCGCGACCTGCGTGAGTTCACGCGCGACTTCCAGGAGCGGCTGTACAACGTCGGGCGATTGGATGCCGACACGAGCGGTCTGCTCGTGCTCACCAACGACGGGGAGCTCGCCCATGTGCTCGCCCACCCCTCGTTCGGTGTCACGAAGGTGTACGTCGCGAAGGTCGAAGGCAAGGTCACCGCGCAGACGATCGCGCGCCTCACCAAAGGGATCGATCTGGAGGACGGCGCGATCGCGGCGGACAAGGCGCGGCTGCTCTCCAGCTCCGCCGAGGGCGGCGGGTCGCTCATCGAGCTCACCCTGCACTCCGGGCGCAACCGGATCGTCCGGCGGATGATGGCGGCGGTCGGCCACCCGGTCGTCGAACTCGTGCGCCGCCAGTTCGGGCCGCTGCACCTGGGAACCCTCCCAGTGGGTCGCGTCCGCGAGTTGACTAAAGTGGAGCGGGGTGCTCTGCTGACACTCGCGCGCAGCGCGACCGCGGACACCGCCACCCCGCCTCCCGCGAGCCCGTAGCGCCGCGCCGGCGCACACCACCAGGAGAGCCAGTGAGCGAAGAATCGGCCGTGCCCGCGCATGCCGCGCTCGCTGCGCGCACCCGCGGGACGGTGCGCATCGTCGGGGCAGGCCTCCTGGGGTCGAGCATCGGACACGCGCTCAGGGCGCGTGGCGTCGATGTCGCCCTCGACGACACCTCCCCGTCGCAGCTGCGGCTCGCGATCGACTACGGCGCCGGGCGCACACCGCGCGAGGAGGACGATCCGTCGCTGATCGTCGTGGCCGTGCCGCCGGACGTGACCGCGGACGTGATCCAGCGGGAGCTCGCCCGCTTCCCCTCGGCCGTCGTCACGGATGTCGCGAGTGTGAAGCTCGAGCCGCTGCGGACGCTGCGCGCGCGCGGCGTCGACCTCGCGAAGTACATCGGCTCGCACCCGCTCGCCGGTCGCGAGCGCGGGGGAGCCATCTCGGCCCGCGCCGACATCTTCGTCGGCCGGCCCTGGGTGGTCTGCCGGGACGGGGAGACCTCGGCCGCCGATCTCGCGCTGGTCGAGGGCCTCGCGCTCGACGTCGGCGCCATGCCGCTGGAGATGACACCCGAAGACCACGACCGCGCCGTCGCCCTCGTCTCGCACGTTCCGCAGCTCGTCGCGAGCCTCCTCGCCGGGCGCTTCGTCGAGGCCCCGGACGGGTCGTTGAGCCTCGCCGGCCAGGGCGTGCGCGACACGACGCGCATCGCGGCGTCCGCCCCTGAGCTGTGGGTGCAGATTCTGGGCGCGAACGCCGCTCCGGTCGTC is a window from the Microbacterium lacus genome containing:
- the scpB gene encoding SMC-Scp complex subunit ScpB, with translation MTDENPPVPPPADVARRLEAILLIVEEPQSLVALATAVGAPVPAVRQAVEALVADYDGLAGGPRRGFELREVGGGWRLYVRAEHDELVSEFVNTQAPSRLSQAALETLAVIAYKQPVTRGQVASIRAVNVDSVVRTLLARGLIAEAFTDAETGAIHYATTDALLINLGINSLDELPHISPLLDGGADGFEDVLRA
- a CDS encoding prephenate dehydrogenase: MSEESAVPAHAALAARTRGTVRIVGAGLLGSSIGHALRARGVDVALDDTSPSQLRLAIDYGAGRTPREEDDPSLIVVAVPPDVTADVIQRELARFPSAVVTDVASVKLEPLRTLRARGVDLAKYIGSHPLAGRERGGAISARADIFVGRPWVVCRDGETSAADLALVEGLALDVGAMPLEMTPEDHDRAVALVSHVPQLVASLLAGRFVEAPDGSLSLAGQGVRDTTRIAASAPELWVQILGANAAPVVDVLDALAADLSAVAAALREPEAPGSRRAVADTIRRGNDGVERLPGKHGQNRRFEQVVVMVDDTPGQLGRLFGELGDLEVNVEDLRLEHSPGAQFGLAEISVVPSAVRRAVDGLQSRGWKIASTTND
- a CDS encoding pseudouridine synthase, whose amino-acid sequence is MNDDERPTDGIRLQKVLANAGVASRRVAENLIVEGRVRVNGQVVTELGSRVDPEVDEVDVDGTAIQLDATKRYVVLNKPRGVVSSMKDERGRRDLREFTRDFQERLYNVGRLDADTSGLLVLTNDGELAHVLAHPSFGVTKVYVAKVEGKVTAQTIARLTKGIDLEDGAIAADKARLLSSSAEGGGSLIELTLHSGRNRIVRRMMAAVGHPVVELVRRQFGPLHLGTLPVGRVRELTKVERGALLTLARSATADTATPPPASP
- a CDS encoding segregation and condensation protein A — protein: MVPSPEDAAAPEDAPTDGEGFRVSLGVFDGPFDLLLTLLSKHELDITEVALSRVTAEFISYLRELDADEELEQASEFLVVAATLLDMKVAGLLPQGELVDAESVALLEARDLLFARLLQYRAFKEVSTWFAARLRAEDGRHTRAVRLDEKYRAAVPELVWTLSLEDFAALAILAMTPKEIPHVGLDHLHAPLVSIREQAAIVVTLLRDAGSLSFRELVAGATAPGVVVARFLSVLELYRHAALSFEQLEPLGELTLRWTAERWSDENLASLGADYDR
- the xerD gene encoding site-specific tyrosine recombinase XerD, with amino-acid sequence MQLDRAVDAYLRHVSIERGLSAHTAAAYRRDLSGYLDWLAGRGIRDSGDVTATVVAEFAAERASAEPPPAASSLARLQSSVRGLHRFLAREGIESEDPTGRLRPPKAGRRLPKALTVDQVERLLDAAGPATGGVDAADLIGLRDRALLELLYATGARVSEIVQLDVDDMAQGDVVRLRGKGSKERIVPVGSYARAALEAYLTRSRPELSRRGRATPRLFLGARGAPLSRQSAWLVIQHAAERAELTAHVSPHTLRHSFATHLLQGGADVRVVQELLGHASVATTQIYTHVSVDALRDVYATSHPRAR
- a CDS encoding ParA family protein, encoding MGPTGRPYQGFPTPPKLDGHGPARIISLCNQKGGVGKTTTTINLAASLAQYGRKVLAVDFDPQGALSAGLGIQTHDVPTIYDLLLDTKRDPKEVIVHTSVEGLDILPANIDLSAAEVHLVNEVARETILARVLRKVSAEYDVILIDCQPSLGLLTVNALTASHGVLIPLECEFFALRGVALLIETIDKVRDRLNPSIELDGVLATMYDPRTLHSREVLERVVEAFGDDVLETVIGRTVKFPDASVSGMPITEFAPEHAAAQAYLRLARELVARGAVA